The Enterococcus sp. 7F3_DIV0205 genome has a window encoding:
- a CDS encoding GW domain-containing glycosaminoglycan-binding protein: MKKSFILIGLFIALGGYNSTVLAEENESILSSSEQISEQTIPSNETVESVNRDKTENSDQTKTDEANPEKDIEITESNNSPMGKQGQKNSEFLTLDPNRRSDLAVSPQLRSYAFEDTYFVANESNRPAINFIDISSHNGNISVNDYNIMKQYGVTGVVVKLTEYTTYVNPYAQAQIENAKKAGLSVSVYHYSWFSNAAMAEAEADFFASQAAALGLSKNTVMVNDAEQVEMTTGNVTANSVAFRNRLNALGYNKVAHYSMFDWFNRKILDTNILGLQNSWVAQYPYNPLNSNLLHTDYAAWQWSSEVTFPNVNTGIGGRFDVNVSYNNLFLSSGDSYDVIEYEKAVNFKGKIKDGQNHGIYNKIYNTEGDNPRIGSSPAYAGKDVEIVSEAKTSKATWYQFTLDGNIVGWMDAKGFDAYDQIEYEKPVSFKGKVRSDQNHGIYNKIYYTESNNPRVGSSPTYAGKDVEIISEAKTSKATWYQFRLDGTVVGWMDAKGFDNYDPIEYEKAVTLKGKVAAGQNHGIYNKIYYTEGNNPRIESSPTHAGKDVEIIREAKTSKATWYQFTLDGNIVGWMDAKGFDKYDEIEYEKAVSVKGKVATGQNHGIYNKIYYTEGNNPRVGSSPSYAGKDVEIIKEAKTSKATWYQFKLDGKVMGWMDAKGFDHYDSIEYEKAVAFKGKVATGQNHGIYNKIYYTEGNNPRVGSSPSYAGKDVEIIKEAKTAKAIWYQFKLDGKVMGWMDAKGFDKYDEIEYEKVVNFKGKVATGQNHGIYNKIYYTEGNNPRVGSSPSYAGKDVEIIKEAKTAKATWYQFKLDGKVMGWMDAKGFDTYDAIEYEKVVNFKGKVATGQNHGIYNKIYYTEGNNPRVGSSPSYAGKDVEIIKEAKTAKAIWYQFKLDGKVMGWMDAKGFEV; the protein is encoded by the coding sequence ATGAAAAAAAGTTTTATTTTAATTGGATTGTTCATAGCCTTAGGTGGCTATAACTCAACTGTTTTAGCAGAGGAAAATGAGAGTATTTTGAGTTCTAGTGAACAGATAAGTGAGCAAACGATACCTAGTAATGAGACTGTTGAGTCAGTGAATAGAGACAAAACAGAAAATAGTGACCAAACGAAAACAGATGAAGCTAATCCAGAAAAAGATATAGAAATAACGGAGAGCAATAATTCCCCTATGGGAAAACAAGGTCAAAAAAATTCGGAGTTCTTAACATTAGACCCTAATAGACGCTCTGATTTAGCAGTGAGTCCGCAACTTCGCTCATATGCTTTTGAAGATACTTATTTTGTTGCGAACGAATCGAATAGACCTGCAATAAATTTTATCGACATATCTTCACATAATGGCAATATATCAGTAAATGATTATAATATAATGAAACAATACGGAGTGACAGGAGTGGTTGTAAAATTAACTGAGTATACAACCTATGTGAATCCCTATGCACAAGCTCAGATTGAAAATGCAAAAAAAGCTGGATTGTCAGTTTCTGTATATCATTATAGTTGGTTTTCTAATGCAGCAATGGCAGAAGCAGAGGCAGACTTTTTTGCTAGTCAGGCTGCTGCACTAGGTCTGTCTAAAAATACCGTTATGGTAAACGATGCTGAGCAAGTTGAAATGACTACAGGAAATGTAACAGCTAACTCAGTTGCGTTCAGAAATAGATTAAATGCTCTGGGCTATAATAAAGTTGCACATTATTCAATGTTTGATTGGTTCAATAGAAAAATATTAGATACAAATATTCTAGGTTTACAAAATAGTTGGGTAGCACAGTATCCATATAATCCGTTAAATAGTAATCTACTCCATACTGATTATGCTGCATGGCAATGGTCTTCAGAAGTAACATTTCCAAATGTTAACACTGGGATAGGCGGCAGATTTGATGTGAATGTTTCATACAACAACTTATTTTTAAGTTCAGGAGATTCTTATGATGTCATTGAATATGAGAAAGCAGTGAACTTTAAAGGGAAAATAAAAGATGGCCAAAATCATGGAATTTATAACAAAATCTACAACACTGAAGGAGATAACCCAAGAATAGGCAGCAGTCCAGCCTATGCCGGAAAAGATGTAGAAATCGTGAGTGAAGCGAAAACATCTAAGGCAACTTGGTATCAATTTACATTAGATGGTAATATAGTTGGTTGGATGGATGCCAAAGGCTTTGATGCCTATGATCAAATAGAGTATGAAAAACCTGTAAGTTTTAAAGGGAAAGTAAGATCGGATCAAAACCACGGAATTTACAACAAAATCTACTATACTGAGTCAAATAATCCAAGAGTAGGCAGCAGCCCAACTTATGCTGGAAAAGACGTAGAAATTATTAGTGAAGCAAAAACATCTAAAGCAACATGGTATCAATTTAGATTAGATGGTACTGTAGTTGGTTGGATGGATGCAAAAGGTTTTGATAATTATGATCCAATTGAGTACGAAAAAGCTGTAACTCTCAAAGGAAAAGTAGCAGCAGGCCAAAATCATGGGATTTACAACAAGATCTATTATACGGAAGGAAACAATCCAAGAATTGAAAGTAGTCCAACACACGCCGGAAAAGACGTAGAAATCATTCGTGAGGCAAAAACATCTAAGGCAACTTGGTATCAATTTACATTAGATGGTAATATAGTTGGTTGGATGGATGCCAAAGGCTTTGATAAGTACGACGAAATCGAATACGAAAAAGCGGTGAGCGTTAAAGGTAAAGTAGCAACGGGTCAAAACCACGGAATTTACAACAAAATCTACTATACGGAAGGAAATAATCCAAGAGTAGGAAGTAGCCCAAGCTATGCTGGAAAAGATGTTGAGATCATTAAAGAAGCAAAAACATCTAAAGCCACATGGTACCAATTTAAGCTAGATGGAAAAGTAATGGGTTGGATGGATGCGAAAGGTTTTGATCATTATGATTCAATTGAGTATGAAAAAGCTGTAGCGTTCAAAGGAAAAGTAGCAACAGGTCAAAACCATGGAATTTACAATAAAATCTACTATACGGAAGGAAATAATCCAAGAGTAGGAAGCAGTCCAAGCTATGCTGGAAAAGATGTTGAAATCATTAAAGAAGCAAAAACAGCAAAAGCCATCTGGTACCAATTCAAGCTAGATGGAAAAGTAATGGGTTGGATGGATGCGAAAGGTTTTGATAAGTATGACGAAATCGAATACGAAAAAGTAGTAAACTTTAAAGGAAAAGTAGCAACAGGTCAAAACCATGGAATTTACAATAAAATCTACTATACGGAAGGAAATAATCCAAGAGTAGGAAGTAGTCCAAGCTATGCCGGAAAAGATGTTGAAATCATTAAAGAAGCAAAAACAGCAAAAGCCACATGGTACCAATTCAAGTTAGACGGAAAAGTAATGGGTTGGATGGATGCGAAAGGATTTGACACTTATGACGCTATCGAATATGAAAAAGTAGTAAACTTTAAAGGAAAAGTAGCAACAGGTCAAAACCATGGAATTTACAATAAAATCTACTATACGGAAGGAAATAATCCAAGAGTAGGAAGCAGTCCAAGCTATGCCGGAAAAGATGTTGAAATCATAAAAGAAGCAAAAACAGCAAAAGCCATCTGGTACCAATTCAAGTTAGATGGAAAAGTAATGGGTTGGATGGATGCGAAAGGCTTTGAAGTCTAG
- a CDS encoding glycosyltransferase → MQKLAVSVLMSIYVKEKPEYFIQAMESTINQTAQPEEILLVKDGPLTEELDEIIRQYQEKLGEQLTVISLDENQGLGTALAIGVEKCRNSLIARMDTDDIMAENRLEVQYQEFLKNKDLTILGSNIIEFEGTPDNVLARKQMPESNEAIRAYSKRRNPFNHMTVMFKKSAVIQVGNYQPLPGFEDYYLWVRLLKKNFVSFNLQQMLVYARTGAEMYSRRGGVSYLVPGLKARQIIYKNGLGKINDLVFVSLVHIVISLMPNKLRGSFYQKQLRN, encoded by the coding sequence ATGCAAAAACTAGCTGTTAGTGTATTAATGTCGATCTATGTTAAAGAGAAACCAGAATACTTTATTCAAGCTATGGAAAGTACGATCAATCAAACAGCTCAACCCGAAGAAATTCTTTTAGTAAAAGATGGTCCATTAACAGAGGAGTTAGATGAAATCATCAGGCAGTATCAAGAAAAGTTAGGGGAACAGCTGACAGTGATTTCGTTGGATGAAAATCAAGGACTCGGAACTGCTTTGGCTATCGGAGTAGAAAAGTGTAGAAATTCCCTGATTGCTCGAATGGATACTGATGACATCATGGCAGAAAATCGATTGGAAGTACAATATCAAGAGTTTTTGAAGAATAAAGATTTAACTATCTTAGGATCAAATATCATTGAATTTGAAGGAACCCCTGATAATGTATTGGCAAGAAAGCAAATGCCTGAAAGTAATGAAGCAATAAGAGCTTATTCAAAACGGAGAAATCCGTTTAATCATATGACAGTAATGTTTAAGAAATCCGCTGTGATACAGGTTGGAAATTATCAGCCTTTACCAGGATTTGAGGATTACTACTTATGGGTGAGACTTTTGAAAAAGAACTTTGTAAGCTTTAATTTGCAGCAGATGCTTGTGTATGCAAGAACAGGAGCGGAGATGTATTCTAGAAGAGGCGGCGTGTCTTATCTGGTTCCAGGACTCAAAGCCAGACAGATTATTTATAAAAATGGTTTGGGGAAAATCAATGATTTAGTCTTTGTTTCATTAGTCCACATCGTGATAAGTTTAATGCCGAATAAATTAAGAGGATCATTTTATCAGAAACAACTTAGAAATTAA
- a CDS encoding sugar transferase — MSTKNEWNNAKRIAIIIVDVLVFNFSVLVGFWIKFGFNIPSYNFVSYEKSAIYISLFFIFLNLLLGAYVFYNRTINDIVFVTVIGQFLTILFIMTITFAGRWFTFPRSVLVYTFIVSILLLSLWRILVYFLYLKVSSIKKVVIVGTEDSVVSAAQNFVSHKNKKHQVTTVIVDHYYENLTKLLDQIDIVYISSHIDENEKFKIYKLVTKAEKKLFLNTSFENLIMLKPNMMNFEDESIIEVSDFRIKGEDNFIKRLFDIMLSFVLLVIASPLMLVAAILVKVTSPGPIIYKQTRITLNQKEFPILKFRTMSATAEAKSGPVLSTSNDSRVTAVGKYLRALRIDELPQLINVIRGDMAIVGPRPERPFFVDQFNSENPQYYLRHNVRAGITGYAQVYGKYASDYNSKLNFDLLYIKNYSLMLDLKILLQTIKILFDKVSSQGVEEVERSEKDLSFLSENKIDLFK; from the coding sequence ATGTCAACTAAAAATGAATGGAATAATGCAAAACGAATTGCGATTATTATTGTAGATGTTTTGGTCTTCAATTTTTCTGTATTGGTTGGATTTTGGATTAAATTTGGATTTAACATTCCTTCATATAATTTTGTCTCATATGAAAAGTCTGCTATTTACATTTCGCTATTTTTTATCTTTTTGAATTTACTATTAGGGGCATATGTTTTTTATAATCGAACGATCAATGACATTGTTTTTGTAACGGTTATTGGGCAGTTTCTAACGATTTTGTTTATTATGACCATTACATTTGCGGGTCGTTGGTTTACTTTTCCAAGATCGGTACTCGTTTATACATTCATTGTCAGTATCTTATTACTAAGTCTTTGGCGCATACTGGTTTATTTTTTATATTTGAAAGTTAGTTCAATAAAAAAAGTTGTGATAGTGGGTACAGAGGACAGTGTAGTCTCAGCTGCTCAAAATTTTGTTAGTCATAAGAATAAAAAACACCAAGTTACAACCGTTATTGTGGATCATTACTATGAAAATCTAACGAAGTTATTGGATCAAATTGACATCGTTTATATTTCCAGTCATATTGATGAGAATGAAAAATTCAAGATTTATAAACTTGTTACAAAAGCTGAAAAGAAGCTTTTCTTAAATACTAGTTTTGAGAATTTAATTATGTTGAAACCAAATATGATGAATTTCGAAGATGAAAGTATTATTGAGGTTTCGGATTTCAGAATCAAAGGCGAAGATAACTTCATTAAACGACTATTTGATATTATGCTATCTTTTGTTTTATTAGTGATTGCATCTCCTTTGATGCTTGTAGCAGCAATTCTTGTCAAAGTAACTTCTCCAGGACCAATTATTTATAAGCAAACAAGAATTACGTTAAACCAAAAAGAATTTCCAATTTTAAAATTTAGAACGATGTCTGCAACAGCAGAAGCTAAGTCAGGTCCAGTGCTGTCTACAAGTAATGACAGTCGAGTCACTGCTGTAGGTAAATATTTAAGAGCACTAAGAATAGATGAATTACCTCAGCTGATCAATGTAATCCGTGGGGATATGGCTATTGTCGGTCCAAGACCTGAAAGACCATTCTTTGTTGATCAATTTAATAGTGAAAATCCGCAGTATTACTTGAGACATAATGTAAGAGCAGGAATCACAGGCTACGCACAGGTATATGGAAAGTATGCATCTGACTATAATAGTAAATTGAATTTCGACTTACTATATATTAAAAATTATTCCTTGATGTTGGATTTGAAAATCTTGTTACAAACAATCAAAATTTTGTTTGATAAGGTCTCTTCACAAGGTGTAGAAGAGGTTGAACGTAGCGAAAAAGATCTTTCTTTTCTGAGTGAAAATAAAATCGATTTATTTAAATGA
- a CDS encoding EpaQ family protein: MDKILNRVSNLILLVTIAASYLMWVVGIGTKTTSFIYDNSVYLLVAAIALVLLLKVRELTKADWILIFLAGGLFLFYTLTSSMRHSNRFINASIPLIILFLLCFKKTQFTKLDFGLLGGITGISLGVTLYRIYTELPKLVPADAIWKNSNKLEAIWINTNTIGMTILLSVIMLTILIKSFNIGYFKLLVIPIYIVGVLAIWVCQSKASLGALALFIIVDNLIPKKIMKNNYILISCFSLMFILGPIVFYAFSKSDTLNLFTGRERIWAEFFEKWFSSIQNMLIGMEPFTASWKSLGTHNSYIYVLGNYGIIGYIFVFGVLLYFLSSNIVKKINLSSFQISLLLGFLAICVQSTMEETLLANYWIPIVYSFVGIALQKTEENPLK; the protein is encoded by the coding sequence ATGGATAAAATCCTAAATAGAGTGAGTAATTTAATTTTGTTGGTTACGATCGCTGCATCATATTTGATGTGGGTGGTTGGAATTGGCACTAAAACGACTTCCTTTATCTATGATAATAGTGTATACCTTTTAGTAGCTGCAATTGCTTTAGTTTTGCTGCTAAAAGTCAGAGAATTAACTAAAGCTGACTGGATACTTATTTTTTTAGCAGGTGGTCTATTTCTATTCTATACTCTGACCTCCTCTATGAGACATAGTAATCGATTTATCAATGCTTCAATTCCGTTGATCATTCTTTTCTTACTTTGTTTTAAAAAGACCCAATTTACAAAACTTGATTTTGGCCTGTTAGGAGGCATAACGGGTATTTCTTTAGGGGTGACCTTATATAGGATCTATACAGAATTACCCAAGTTAGTCCCAGCAGATGCCATTTGGAAAAATAGTAATAAATTAGAAGCGATTTGGATCAATACAAATACTATCGGAATGACGATACTTTTATCAGTGATAATGTTGACGATTTTAATAAAGTCATTCAATATTGGTTATTTTAAACTCCTAGTGATTCCCATCTATATTGTTGGAGTGCTAGCAATTTGGGTCTGTCAGTCAAAAGCCTCATTAGGAGCGTTGGCTCTGTTTATTATCGTTGATAATCTGATACCTAAGAAAATAATGAAGAATAATTATATTCTTATTTCTTGTTTTAGTCTGATGTTTATTTTAGGTCCAATTGTTTTTTATGCTTTTTCAAAATCAGATACACTTAATTTATTTACCGGAAGAGAGCGAATCTGGGCTGAGTTTTTTGAAAAATGGTTTTCTAGCATTCAGAATATGTTGATCGGTATGGAACCTTTCACTGCATCATGGAAATCATTAGGGACTCATAACAGCTACATCTATGTTTTAGGAAACTATGGGATTATTGGGTATATTTTTGTGTTTGGCGTGTTGTTATATTTTTTAAGCTCAAATATAGTTAAGAAAATTAACCTTTCATCTTTTCAGATTAGTTTATTATTAGGATTTCTAGCTATTTGTGTTCAATCTACGATGGAAGAAACATTGTTGGCAAATTATTGGATACCGATTGTTTATAGTTTTGTGGGAATCGCATTGCAAAAAACAGAAGAAAATCCCTTAAAATAG
- a CDS encoding DUF7657 domain-containing protein — protein sequence MEINQVEEKKSNGIMHQLMKGIDKLIKARFLIALLMFILILIFKLHGSSINMWDQYVSDYTEGADKQGVIFGKPRPIRSDEWMVQTPYSLSQTQTGLKNHNEVITIDGQDMVIGYNSPALNLATLAKPFTWGYVLLGKERGLSWYWGLKLIGLMLLSFEIGLILTKRNKYLALLTSVWIPFSAALQWWFVSPVGDLVFFTFGFLVGVYNHFYYHENKRWRIFFSILASICASGFILVLYPALQVPFGYLILLFLIAFFIEFRHKVKLDKFDAVSIGLAVVITGLIVTVSLITSWESLISVMHTIYPGNRVSVGGDFSKKDIFLFLTNWKMQFQDVVYENNSELSNFYHFFFVIVLLSPWLFYKKIKENIYGFFLFIFCLFNLVWMSVRFPTFFAKITLWSYVPEERAYLAFGFSAILLSIWFIQFIWEQKKLSVIAQLSIITVNLGLYFFTLYKGNLRLYLSKMDIIMILLLAGLLITLLLNKRKYLFSLLLLGVVLFTGSGVNPVVKGVNAVYEKKIAQSVMAIEKKDPNQVWAGERMMHAYLPMLGVHTFNGTAFTPNLESWKPLDPTGKYEDVYNRYSHIYVEVGENKPQFELLNADAFVVRLALEDLKKYNIKYLVTYENIDKLATETIQLEQLYGPDTNGAYIYQVKY from the coding sequence ATGGAAATTAATCAAGTAGAAGAGAAGAAAAGCAATGGTATAATGCATCAACTTATGAAAGGAATAGATAAACTGATAAAGGCTCGTTTTTTGATTGCTTTACTTATGTTTATTTTAATTTTGATCTTCAAATTACATGGCAGTTCGATCAATATGTGGGATCAATATGTTTCTGACTATACCGAGGGTGCAGATAAACAAGGAGTGATTTTTGGTAAACCGCGACCGATCAGATCCGATGAATGGATGGTTCAAACGCCATATAGTCTTTCTCAAACGCAAACAGGGTTAAAAAATCATAATGAAGTAATAACGATTGATGGTCAAGATATGGTCATAGGGTATAATTCTCCTGCTTTAAATCTAGCTACATTGGCTAAGCCATTTACATGGGGTTACGTTCTTCTTGGGAAAGAGCGAGGATTATCTTGGTATTGGGGGCTTAAATTGATTGGCCTGATGCTATTGTCTTTTGAAATAGGGCTGATTTTGACTAAGCGGAATAAGTATTTAGCGCTTCTAACGAGTGTTTGGATACCCTTTTCAGCTGCGCTTCAATGGTGGTTTGTTTCTCCAGTTGGCGATTTAGTCTTCTTCACTTTCGGTTTTTTAGTCGGGGTTTATAACCACTTTTATTATCATGAAAATAAGCGTTGGCGGATATTCTTTTCTATACTTGCGAGTATTTGTGCATCTGGTTTTATTCTCGTGTTATATCCTGCACTTCAAGTGCCGTTTGGCTACTTAATCTTATTATTTTTGATTGCTTTTTTCATTGAGTTTCGTCATAAGGTTAAATTAGACAAGTTTGATGCTGTCTCTATTGGGTTAGCTGTAGTTATTACAGGTTTGATTGTTACCGTTTCTCTGATCACTTCGTGGGAATCACTTATTAGTGTTATGCATACGATTTATCCAGGGAATAGAGTATCCGTTGGTGGTGATTTTTCCAAAAAAGACATCTTTCTTTTTTTAACGAATTGGAAAATGCAGTTTCAAGATGTTGTCTATGAAAACAACTCAGAATTGAGTAATTTTTACCATTTCTTTTTCGTCATTGTGCTGCTGTCACCTTGGCTATTCTATAAGAAAATCAAAGAGAATATTTACGGCTTCTTCTTATTTATATTTTGTTTGTTTAACTTGGTATGGATGAGTGTTCGTTTTCCCACTTTTTTTGCTAAGATCACATTATGGTCATATGTACCAGAAGAGCGGGCATATCTCGCGTTTGGCTTTTCCGCAATTTTACTAAGTATTTGGTTTATTCAGTTTATTTGGGAGCAGAAAAAATTATCTGTGATCGCTCAGCTTTCGATCATTACGGTGAATTTAGGCTTATATTTCTTTACTTTATACAAAGGAAACTTGAGATTGTATCTGAGTAAAATGGATATTATCATGATTTTATTATTAGCAGGTTTGCTTATTACACTGTTGTTAAATAAACGAAAATATCTATTTTCATTATTGCTGCTAGGAGTTGTTTTATTCACAGGTAGTGGTGTAAATCCAGTAGTGAAAGGCGTTAATGCTGTTTATGAGAAGAAGATTGCACAGTCGGTCATGGCAATAGAAAAGAAAGACCCAAATCAAGTGTGGGCTGGTGAACGAATGATGCATGCTTATTTACCAATGTTAGGTGTACATACATTCAATGGAACTGCCTTTACACCTAATTTAGAATCATGGAAGCCACTTGATCCTACTGGAAAATATGAGGATGTTTACAATCGTTATTCTCATATTTATGTGGAAGTCGGGGAAAATAAACCACAATTTGAATTGTTGAATGCTGATGCATTTGTCGTTAGATTAGCGTTGGAAGATTTGAAAAAATACAATATCAAGTATTTGGTTACGTATGAAAACATTGATAAACTTGCCACAGAAACGATCCAGTTGGAACAATTATATGGACCGGATACAAATGGTGCGTATATTTATCAAGTTAAGTACTGA
- a CDS encoding glycosyltransferase family 2 protein: MNDEIKIIIDSIYREKQTNNLTVTGWTLNTDSKSSPVISINNQEQVTSFDIKRVLREDVNQIYEVEANVLAGFEIKLEGIQKKNKLEVRFDSEASQSSKVEWIDLAKKHPLIPGTEDKMARLMIKVHKGINYLKRNGIKSTIQRVKIEKIRNQSSYPSWLERTEHFDFEQIKAEISAFHYQPKISIAMPVYNVEEKWLRRCIDSILIQDYSNWELCMADDASTDPKVKELLTDYSDSDERIKVVFRPENGHISEATNSALALATGEFVALLDNDDELPRIAFYEVVKALNENPELDLLYSDEDKIDMEGNRSDPSFKPDWSPDLLLGTNYISHLGVYRRTILEEIGGFRKGYEGSQDYDLVLRFTEKTTSKRIKHIPKVLYHWRMLPTSTAVDQSSKGYAFEAGLRAVQDALVRREIKGHATHGRANGLYDVYYDIESEELVSIIIPTKNGYKDVKRCVSSIIEKTTYPNYEIIIADNGSTDEKMEELYASFKERLNDRFRVLVIDIPFNFSKINNIAAKDANGKYLLFLNNDTEVINADWLKLMVSFGQQERIGCVGAKLLYPNNTIQHAGVILGLGGIAGHGHYGYPHGDLGYFGKLALNVDYLAVTAACLLMKKQDFDAVSGFEEDFTVAFNDVDLCLKVKELGRDNVWLHEAELYHFESQTRGYDDKGKKKKRFEKEKAMMEHKWSTLIDDDPFYNPNLTREIPNFSYRD; the protein is encoded by the coding sequence ATGAACGATGAGATAAAGATCATTATTGATAGTATCTATCGAGAGAAACAAACCAATAACTTAACGGTAACTGGCTGGACTTTGAATACAGATTCAAAGTCCTCACCAGTTATTTCAATCAACAATCAAGAGCAAGTAACGTCTTTTGACATCAAACGTGTTTTAAGAGAAGATGTCAACCAAATCTATGAGGTAGAAGCAAATGTTTTAGCAGGATTCGAAATAAAGCTAGAAGGTATCCAAAAGAAGAATAAATTGGAAGTTCGTTTTGATTCGGAAGCTTCGCAATCTAGCAAAGTAGAATGGATCGATTTAGCGAAAAAACATCCTCTGATCCCTGGTACTGAAGATAAAATGGCAAGATTGATGATAAAAGTACATAAAGGCATCAATTATCTAAAAAGAAATGGTATCAAAAGTACGATTCAACGCGTAAAAATCGAAAAAATCAGAAATCAGTCTTCTTATCCAAGTTGGTTGGAAAGAACGGAACATTTTGATTTTGAACAAATCAAAGCTGAAATCAGCGCATTTCACTATCAACCTAAAATCTCAATTGCTATGCCAGTTTATAATGTAGAAGAAAAGTGGCTGCGTCGTTGCATTGATTCTATTTTGATTCAAGATTATTCAAATTGGGAGCTTTGCATGGCAGATGATGCCTCTACGGATCCTAAAGTGAAAGAATTATTGACGGATTATAGTGACTCAGACGAACGAATCAAAGTTGTTTTTAGACCAGAAAATGGACATATCAGCGAAGCAACAAACTCTGCCTTGGCTTTGGCTACAGGGGAATTCGTTGCATTATTAGATAATGATGATGAACTGCCGAGAATTGCTTTTTATGAAGTTGTCAAAGCTTTAAATGAAAATCCTGAATTGGATTTACTTTATAGTGATGAAGATAAAATCGATATGGAAGGCAATCGTTCAGATCCATCATTTAAGCCGGACTGGTCACCAGATTTATTATTAGGAACAAACTATATTTCTCATCTAGGTGTTTATCGTAGAACGATTCTTGAAGAAATCGGCGGCTTTAGAAAAGGCTATGAAGGCTCTCAAGATTATGATTTAGTCCTTCGATTTACTGAAAAAACAACGAGTAAACGGATCAAACATATTCCTAAAGTTTTGTATCATTGGCGTATGTTGCCGACATCGACTGCAGTTGATCAATCGTCAAAAGGTTATGCCTTTGAAGCTGGTCTAAGAGCGGTTCAAGATGCATTAGTTCGTAGAGAAATCAAAGGTCATGCGACTCATGGTCGGGCAAATGGATTATATGATGTCTATTACGATATTGAATCAGAAGAGTTAGTTTCGATCATTATTCCTACAAAAAATGGTTATAAAGATGTGAAACGTTGTGTTTCTTCGATCATTGAAAAAACAACATATCCAAACTATGAAATCATTATTGCAGATAATGGTAGTACAGATGAAAAAATGGAAGAACTCTATGCTTCATTTAAAGAACGACTTAATGATCGTTTTCGTGTACTTGTGATCGATATTCCATTTAACTTTTCTAAAATAAATAATATTGCGGCGAAAGATGCTAATGGAAAATATCTATTATTTTTAAATAACGATACTGAAGTGATCAATGCTGACTGGCTAAAATTAATGGTTTCTTTTGGTCAACAAGAACGGATCGGTTGTGTAGGGGCAAAATTATTGTATCCAAACAATACGATTCAGCATGCTGGCGTGATTCTAGGGTTAGGGGGAATTGCAGGGCATGGGCATTATGGTTATCCACACGGCGATTTAGGTTATTTTGGTAAATTAGCACTGAATGTTGATTATTTGGCGGTTACCGCAGCATGCCTGTTGATGAAAAAACAAGATTTTGATGCTGTTTCGGGCTTTGAAGAAGATTTTACTGTAGCGTTTAATGACGTTGATCTGTGTCTTAAAGTGAAGGAATTAGGCCGAGACAATGTTTGGCTTCACGAAGCAGAACTTTATCATTTTGAATCTCAAACACGAGGATATGATGATAAAGGGAAAAAGAAAAAACGCTTTGAAAAAGAAAAGGCGATGATGGAACATAAATGGTCGACCTTGATCGATGATGATCCGTTTTATAATCCTAATCTTACAAGAGAAATACCTAATTTTTCATATAGGGACTAG